In the Brassica napus cultivar Da-Ae chromosome A7, Da-Ae, whole genome shotgun sequence genome, one interval contains:
- the LOC106405401 gene encoding myrosinase-binding protein 2-like: MAQQRMGPSGFQLAGDNSFDDGALDFDGVKNVSIGVREKQIVYISLTYSRGENKETITHGEQPNENMEITFGKGEGYCKTVGGIYKRGTPQLPTGYISNLYFVTSKGQKTESYVRAAADESDEAFSFTADGETQLVGLFGRFGQKGLITIGALFAPE; encoded by the exons ATGGCACAACAAAGGATGGGTCCTTCTGGATTTCAACTCGCTGGAGACAACAGTTTCGACGACGGTGCACTAGACTTCGACGGCGTAAAGAATGTGTCCATTGGGGTTCGTGAAAAACAAATCGTTTATATAAGCTTAACGTACTCAAGGGGCGAAAATAAGGAGACGATCACCCACGGAGAACAACCTAACGAGAACATGGAG ATCACGTTTGGAAAAGGTGAAGGGTATTGTAAGACTGTCGGAGGCATTTACAAACGTGGAACTCCGCAGCTTCCAACAGGGTATATTAGCAACTTGTATTTTGTAACCTCCAAAGGACAGAAGACGGAATCGTACGTTCGAGCCGCTGCAGATGAGTCGGATGAGGCTTTCAGTTTCACTGCGGATGGGGAAACCCAATTGGTTGGATTATTCGGACGGTTCGGGCAGAAAGGATTAATCACGATAGGGGCGTTGTTTGCACCAGAATGA